One Niabella beijingensis DNA window includes the following coding sequences:
- a CDS encoding VOC family protein: protein MNLVSIRIITAGIDTLVKFYEQITGAAAIRYTPDFAELKTKTATLAIGSTRTLDFFGGAGVAQPAANRSTIIEFMVEDVAAEYKRLAALLQSYIVQEPTLMPWGNKSLLFRDPDGNLVNLFTPVTPESIRKFKTEQ, encoded by the coding sequence ATGAATTTAGTATCCATTCGCATTATTACAGCCGGGATCGATACCCTGGTAAAGTTCTATGAGCAGATAACCGGGGCTGCTGCCATACGCTACACCCCCGATTTTGCCGAATTAAAAACAAAAACGGCCACCCTGGCTATCGGGAGTACCAGAACACTGGATTTTTTCGGAGGTGCAGGTGTCGCCCAGCCCGCTGCCAACCGCAGCACCATCATAGAATTTATGGTGGAAGATGTAGCGGCTGAGTACAAAAGACTGGCTGCATTGCTGCAATCATATATCGTCCAGGAACCGACCTTAATGCCCTGGGGCAATAAGTCGCTTCTGTTTCGTGACCCCGACGGCAATTTAGTAAACCTCTTCACTCCGGTGACACCGGAATCGATCCGGAAATTTAAAACGGAACAATAG
- a CDS encoding serine hydrolase domain-containing protein, with amino-acid sequence MLKLLFTMLALLGLVLRGATQFPHTALDSLFSSLSQFGFFHGSVLIGQGDRVVFTRSNGMHNNDSTRYELASLSKVFAAVAVMQMQEQGKIKLQNPVQQYLPEFPYPSVKIEHLLSHTSGLPDFEIFDKLLDAAPERVMTNEAILPVLKNGVKLLFEPGDKWSYSSPGIALLALIVERQSGMGFEAYLQKYIFKPAGMRHTYISRFNAPVRDGNRALPLMYPTYYASTLVTADTVARNQRFLHASGGVVGPGLVVSTAPDLFAFDRALMTGKLLRTATLAKMFTPVKLNNGKPATCPHYPGTVNFGLGWFLLQDSQLGKMVFHSGFKNGTSTILLQRLSTGTSVILLDNGNSAGISASAFNCLRLLHRLPMERLKTPVTFPYGRDIVTRGANTALLNFMDNREDTAHYTMGAIDWVAMGYEFFRTGKFEESFETFRTGYLLYPNDALLCQVYGDVLLETGKKKEALHVYKKALHFKPDNKELKDKVTALISQL; translated from the coding sequence ATGTTAAAGCTGCTTTTTACCATGCTGGCCCTGCTTGGGTTGGTTTTACGGGGAGCAACACAGTTCCCGCACACTGCGTTGGATAGTTTATTTTCCTCTCTTTCTCAATTTGGATTCTTTCATGGCAGTGTATTGATCGGTCAGGGAGATCGTGTTGTTTTTACCCGGTCAAATGGTATGCATAACAACGATTCGACGCGTTATGAGCTTGCCTCGCTTTCAAAAGTGTTTGCGGCGGTGGCAGTAATGCAAATGCAGGAACAGGGGAAAATAAAACTGCAAAATCCGGTGCAGCAGTATCTGCCGGAGTTTCCTTATCCTTCAGTAAAGATCGAACACCTGCTTTCTCATACTTCCGGTTTACCGGATTTTGAAATATTTGACAAGCTGCTCGACGCCGCTCCGGAACGGGTAATGACGAATGAAGCTATTTTGCCGGTATTGAAAAATGGCGTAAAGCTGCTTTTTGAACCGGGCGACAAATGGAGCTATTCAAGTCCCGGAATAGCACTGCTTGCGTTGATCGTTGAACGGCAAAGCGGGATGGGTTTTGAAGCATATCTTCAAAAGTACATTTTCAAACCTGCCGGGATGCGGCATACATATATAAGCCGTTTTAATGCCCCGGTCCGGGATGGGAACCGGGCATTGCCGCTTATGTACCCGACCTATTATGCGTCCACCCTGGTAACAGCAGATACTGTCGCCCGCAATCAACGGTTTCTACATGCTTCCGGAGGTGTGGTGGGACCGGGTTTGGTAGTAAGCACTGCTCCGGATCTGTTTGCTTTCGACCGGGCCCTGATGACCGGCAAATTGCTCAGAACGGCAACGTTGGCAAAGATGTTTACACCTGTGAAGCTCAATAATGGAAAACCAGCTACCTGCCCGCACTATCCGGGAACGGTTAATTTTGGTCTTGGTTGGTTTCTTCTCCAGGATAGCCAGCTTGGAAAAATGGTCTTTCATTCCGGGTTCAAAAATGGTACCAGCACAATATTGTTGCAGCGCCTTTCCACGGGTACTTCAGTTATTCTTCTTGATAATGGCAACAGTGCCGGCATCAGCGCCTCCGCATTCAATTGCCTGCGTTTGTTACACCGTTTACCTATGGAACGGCTAAAAACACCCGTGACTTTTCCTTATGGCAGGGATATCGTTACCCGCGGAGCCAATACTGCGCTGTTGAATTTTATGGATAACAGGGAAGATACGGCTCATTACACGATGGGTGCTATCGACTGGGTGGCGATGGGGTATGAATTTTTCCGTACCGGGAAATTTGAGGAATCATTTGAAACATTCCGGACAGGGTATCTGCTTTATCCGAACGATGCCCTGCTTTGCCAGGTATATGGCGATGTGTTACTCGAAACGGGTAAAAAGAAAGAAGCCCTCCATGTTTATAAAAAGGCATTGCACTTTAAGCCGGATAATAAAGAGCTTAAAGACAAAGTAACGGCATTGATATCACAGTTATAA
- a CDS encoding DUF6620 family protein: MFKKMFKNITESITDMTQNAAKDQQQPDSYNEVLKAYGQGDMQKAMDVGAASVGMTTMNTATEDPNDPLLQPVHGITVFDYAAGAAKMGAGCTDMQVCKALGVELPLWEEAKTTWNNRMRDDKTYNMVNVYSKYFGKANEHEKLGQLVPDQAPATAVAEGAAAATLQRIETDKHYFFELQGALQAAYDNGLDGAQWLIDELGLTVAQVNAAGTKWMSDFNILAQMIDYQDQKKKEYNERFAKEANTGGVADDVEF; this comes from the coding sequence ATGTTTAAAAAAATGTTTAAAAATATTACAGAGAGCATTACAGACATGACACAGAATGCCGCCAAGGACCAGCAGCAGCCGGATTCATACAATGAAGTACTGAAAGCCTATGGTCAGGGTGACATGCAAAAAGCAATGGATGTTGGTGCTGCCTCAGTGGGTATGACCACCATGAATACAGCTACCGAAGATCCCAATGATCCCCTGCTGCAACCGGTACACGGAATAACGGTATTCGATTATGCCGCAGGTGCGGCAAAGATGGGCGCGGGTTGTACAGATATGCAGGTATGTAAGGCCCTGGGGGTAGAACTGCCCTTGTGGGAGGAAGCAAAAACCACCTGGAATAACCGGATGCGTGATGACAAAACGTATAACATGGTAAATGTTTATTCCAAGTACTTTGGTAAAGCGAACGAACATGAAAAGCTGGGGCAGCTGGTGCCGGACCAGGCGCCGGCAACAGCTGTAGCCGAAGGAGCGGCCGCGGCAACCCTGCAGCGTATAGAAACCGACAAACATTATTTTTTTGAATTACAGGGTGCCCTGCAGGCGGCTTATGATAATGGCCTGGATGGGGCTCAATGGCTTATTGATGAGCTGGGACTCACCGTGGCACAGGTAAATGCAGCCGGTACGAAGTGGATGAGTGATTTTAATATTCTGGCGCAAATGATCGATTACCAGGATCAGAAAAAGAAGGAGTACAACGAACGGTTTGCAAAGGAGGCCAACACGGGTGGTGTTGCCGACGATGTGGAGTTTTAA
- a CDS encoding alpha-ketoglutarate-dependent dioxygenase AlkB family protein, with translation MQQQLFDQNEQLLLPGDLMEYTSEFLSPEEGNYLLPLLINTVPWQQARVMMYDKEVLTPRLSAWYGDRRTRDENKREALRWTDELQSIRERLQLYTGHWFNGVLLNYYRDENDSVAWHSDKDSLTGLKTEIASVSIGQVRHFEFRNKQDHRQRHSLQLEHGALLLMKPGLQERWEHRIAKSVLPMTPRINLTFRKVLE, from the coding sequence ATGCAGCAGCAACTTTTTGATCAGAATGAACAGCTTTTACTCCCGGGGGATCTGATGGAATATACATCGGAATTCCTGTCGCCGGAGGAAGGGAATTACTTATTGCCCTTATTAATAAATACCGTTCCGTGGCAACAAGCCAGGGTAATGATGTATGATAAAGAGGTGCTGACACCCCGGCTTTCTGCCTGGTATGGTGACCGGCGGACCCGGGACGAAAATAAAAGGGAGGCACTTCGATGGACCGACGAGCTGCAAAGCATCCGCGAACGGCTTCAGCTTTATACGGGTCACTGGTTTAATGGGGTTTTGCTGAATTATTACCGGGATGAAAATGATTCGGTTGCCTGGCACAGCGATAAGGATAGCTTGACCGGACTGAAGACTGAAATCGCATCGGTAAGCATCGGCCAGGTGCGCCACTTTGAGTTCCGCAATAAGCAGGATCATCGTCAACGGCATTCATTGCAGCTGGAGCATGGTGCTTTATTGCTTATGAAGCCGGGCCTGCAGGAACGCTGGGAACATCGTATCGCAAAATCCGTTCTTCCGATGACGCCCCGAATTAATTTGACATTTAGGAAAGTATTAGAGTAG
- a CDS encoding SPFH domain-containing protein, producing MSKPTSQLPFLEIIEWVEQDPNLMMWKIPDGDKEIKNGAKLIVRESQSALLLNEGTVADVFTAGTHSLETKNIPVLSRLKGWKYGFESPFKADVYFFAVRQFINLKWGTPAPVVLRDPQFGQVRVRAFGTYNVRISDIPRFFKEYAGTYPRLSIFEFEQQLRDFIAPKFGEVLATANISVLDIAGSLTTLNERIAPLIKPYFDDFGIGVTQFTITSATLPEEVTQFYDKVTGMNMVGDMTRFQQFNTAIAISQEGNPAQSGTQQGLAMGLMMGQLNNAQEPGSAGQQQATPAGGDLTAKLQQLKTLFEGGLIDEEEYKVKKAGLLAQL from the coding sequence ATGAGCAAGCCAACATCCCAATTACCATTTCTTGAAATTATCGAATGGGTAGAGCAGGACCCCAACCTGATGATGTGGAAGATCCCCGATGGAGATAAGGAAATAAAAAACGGGGCAAAGCTTATTGTAAGGGAAAGCCAGTCCGCACTCCTGCTCAATGAAGGAACGGTTGCCGATGTTTTTACGGCCGGAACCCATTCGCTGGAAACAAAAAATATCCCTGTCCTTTCGCGTTTAAAAGGGTGGAAATACGGATTTGAAAGTCCCTTTAAGGCGGATGTTTATTTTTTTGCGGTCAGGCAGTTTATCAACCTCAAATGGGGAACACCAGCGCCGGTTGTGCTGCGGGATCCTCAGTTTGGCCAGGTGCGGGTACGGGCATTCGGCACCTATAATGTGCGTATCTCAGATATCCCCCGTTTTTTTAAAGAATATGCGGGCACCTATCCCCGGCTTTCCATTTTCGAATTCGAACAACAGTTGAGGGATTTTATTGCACCGAAATTCGGAGAAGTGCTGGCCACCGCCAATATATCGGTACTGGATATAGCTGGTAGTCTTACCACGCTCAACGAACGCATTGCCCCGCTGATCAAACCTTATTTTGATGATTTTGGTATAGGGGTGACACAGTTTACCATTACTTCCGCCACATTACCCGAGGAGGTAACGCAGTTCTATGATAAAGTAACCGGCATGAATATGGTCGGCGATATGACCCGCTTCCAGCAGTTCAATACAGCTATCGCGATCAGTCAGGAGGGAAACCCGGCACAAAGCGGTACACAGCAGGGGCTGGCTATGGGGCTTATGATGGGACAGCTGAATAATGCACAGGAACCCGGTTCGGCCGGACAACAACAGGCAACTCCGGCAGGAGGCGATCTGACAGCAAAGCTGCAGCAACTGAAAACATTATTTGAAGGCGGGCTCATTGACGAAGAGGAATACAAAGTAAAAAAAGCCGGGCTGTTAGCGCAGTTATAA
- a CDS encoding collagen-like protein, translating into MKFFFKAAPVVIAATVFITACKKGDAGPQGPKGDAGEQGIKGDKGATGTANVTYSDWFVPSSYTILTSYGIKHFYYNKAVPQLTDQLLKTGTVLVYARLEGYVTSIWPSGQMAQLPVAVVWQSGGTSFTDTWSAFCTKGNIKIDMANSGNYYSAIPPAHSFRYIIIPGGVRISATGKKQIIIDRFAYSEEQLKAMPYDQVVRILNIK; encoded by the coding sequence ATGAAATTCTTTTTTAAAGCCGCACCTGTGGTGATCGCTGCCACCGTATTCATCACTGCCTGTAAAAAAGGCGATGCCGGTCCGCAGGGACCGAAGGGAGATGCCGGCGAACAGGGCATCAAAGGCGACAAAGGAGCAACCGGAACGGCCAATGTAACGTATTCCGACTGGTTCGTACCGTCATCCTATACCATCCTGACCTCCTATGGCATTAAGCATTTTTATTACAATAAAGCAGTACCGCAGCTCACCGATCAGCTGTTAAAAACAGGCACCGTGCTGGTATATGCCAGACTTGAAGGGTATGTAACTTCAATATGGCCCTCCGGACAGATGGCTCAGTTGCCGGTAGCTGTTGTGTGGCAATCGGGGGGCACGTCCTTTACCGATACCTGGTCGGCCTTCTGTACAAAAGGGAACATAAAGATCGATATGGCCAATTCCGGAAACTATTACTCAGCAATACCTCCTGCTCATTCCTTCAGGTATATCATTATCCCGGGCGGCGTCCGCATCAGTGCTACCGGGAAAAAACAGATCATAATTGACAGGTTCGCGTACAGCGAAGAGCAGCTAAAAGCAATGCCTTACGACCAGGTGGTCCGCATCCTGAACATCAAATAG
- a CDS encoding acyltransferase family protein, translating to MTVARYYKPELDVLRLFAFLFVFFVHRLDLAPVDSNVYYWGYHLSLIGNYGVPLFFFLSAFLITELLGREEQEFGKINIKSFYIRRMLRIWPLYFTFFFGMVLLTHTTGYFGTKIPPGTQLAFTLFSGNWYITFNEWQSYCINPLWSVSVEEQLYILLPLVLFFTKKKGLKTFSFFAIIVAYGTIIYYAFRPTTGFSGQWTNSFVQFQFFAAGILLSVYLKGRQPKLPAALRLVLFIAGIICWLLASMVCGINADAPHVSTLVQSVTGWLLILVGVLFMFFSLFGASEKYMPSPLVYLGRISYGMYVFHITVYWIVYHIFKDELAAFSKNIGLYEWRNEVGFVIAFVITVTISILSYKYFEKPFLKLKTRFTLVPSRD from the coding sequence ATGACTGTAGCACGCTATTACAAACCCGAGTTGGACGTACTTCGCTTGTTTGCATTTCTTTTTGTATTCTTTGTTCATCGGCTGGATCTGGCCCCTGTAGACAGCAATGTATATTATTGGGGATATCATCTTAGCCTGATCGGAAATTATGGAGTGCCCCTGTTCTTCTTTTTAAGCGCGTTCTTAATTACCGAACTGCTTGGCAGGGAGGAGCAGGAGTTCGGAAAGATTAACATTAAATCATTCTATATAAGGCGGATGTTGCGTATCTGGCCACTATATTTCACCTTCTTTTTTGGAATGGTTTTATTGACCCACACCACAGGTTATTTTGGAACGAAAATTCCTCCGGGGACTCAACTGGCGTTTACATTATTTTCGGGTAACTGGTATATAACATTTAATGAATGGCAATCCTATTGTATTAATCCACTATGGAGCGTGTCCGTTGAAGAACAGCTATATATTTTGCTGCCACTGGTTCTGTTTTTTACGAAGAAAAAAGGATTAAAGACTTTTTCATTTTTTGCAATTATCGTTGCGTATGGAACAATCATTTACTATGCCTTTAGACCAACGACAGGGTTTAGCGGACAATGGACAAATAGCTTTGTTCAGTTCCAGTTTTTTGCTGCGGGAATCTTACTTTCTGTATATCTGAAAGGCCGCCAGCCAAAATTGCCGGCCGCGCTTCGGCTTGTTCTCTTTATTGCCGGTATCATATGCTGGTTGCTGGCGTCTATGGTTTGCGGGATTAATGCGGATGCTCCTCATGTTTCAACACTCGTGCAATCCGTTACCGGGTGGCTTTTAATACTTGTGGGTGTGCTCTTTATGTTTTTCTCCCTATTTGGTGCATCTGAGAAATACATGCCTTCTCCACTTGTGTATCTTGGTCGTATATCTTATGGGATGTACGTTTTTCATATAACGGTATACTGGATCGTTTATCATATTTTTAAAGATGAATTAGCCGCTTTTAGTAAAAATATCGGTTTATATGAGTGGAGAAATGAAGTGGGATTTGTTATCGCATTTGTAATAACGGTAACCATATCCATACTATCCTATAAGTATTTTGAGAAACCATTTTTAAAATTGAAGACCCGATTTACACTCGTACCCTCAAGAGATTGA